Proteins encoded in a region of the Oenanthe melanoleuca isolate GR-GAL-2019-014 chromosome 27, OMel1.0, whole genome shotgun sequence genome:
- the LOC130263900 gene encoding uncharacterized protein LOC130263900, whose protein sequence is MRRCRGAGLAALAALLLVASGKAQVQQEPFLETTEGTGIAVNCSHPSKRSGYYVHFYRHLPGQSPEFLALAARGSKDVPAIAGKLWVSEDGRWSALWLGRPRRGDAAVYYCALGHGRLRSSFVCPEPAGAQRHRTARHGPDTRLPACLLRDTAATHGPPCPRSLGRLCLTRNCCASSLCHRLQPSGHGCCCCSQPALQSKELLRDSVCAGS, encoded by the exons ATGCGGCGGTgtcggggcgcggggctggcggcgctggccgcgctgctgctcG TGGCTTCAGGCAAagcccaggtgcagcaggagccattcctggagACCACCGAGGGCACCGGCATCGCAGTCAACTGCTCACACCCCAGCAAACGGAGTGGCTATTACGTCCATTTTTACCGTCATCTCCCTGGCCAAAGCCCCGAATTCCTGGCACTCGCTGCTAGAGGGTCCAAGGATGTTCCGGCCATCgcaggaaagctgtgggtgTCGGAGGACGGGCGTTGGAGCGCGCTGTGgctcgggcggccccggcgcggggacGCGGCCGTGTATTACTGCGCGCTGGGCCACGG GCGGCTCCGCAGCTCCTTCGTGTGCCCCGAGCCCGCGGGGGCACAGCGACACCGCACAGCCCGCCACGGCCCCGACACACggctgccagcctgcctgctgcGGGACACGGCCGCCACACACGGCCCGCCCTGCCCTCGCTCCCTCGGCCGCCTCTGCCTCACACGAAACTGCTGCgccagcagcctctgccatCGCCTGCAGCCCTCCGGCcacggctgctgctgctgctctcagcctgctttgcaaagcaaagAGCTGCTCCGGGACAGcgtctgtgctgggagctga
- the LOC130263898 gene encoding uncharacterized protein LOC130263898 produces MRRCRGAGLAALAALLLVAVARAQVQQEPTLETTEGTGINISCSHSNIGTGDRIYWYRQLPGRGPELLVSAHKGVRELPDIAGHLWVSADRRWSALWLGRPRRGDAAVYYCALGHGQRSRGCGRPAGAQRHRTARHGPDTRLPACLLRDTAATHGPPCPRSLGRLCLTPNCCARRLCHRLRPSGHGCCCCSQPALQSKELLRDSICAGS; encoded by the exons ATGCGGCGGTgtcggggcgcggggctggcggcgctggccgcgctgctgctcG TGGCTGTAGCCAGAGCCCAGGTACAACAGGAGCCGACACTGGAGACCACGGAGGGCACCGGCATCAACATCAGCTGCTCACACTCCAACATAGGAACAGGCGATAGGATCTACTGGTACCGTCAGCTGCCAGGCCGAGGACCCGAACTCCTCGTGAGCGCTCACAAAGGGGTCAGAGAGCTGCCGGACATTGCTGGACACCTGTGGGTGTCGGCAGATCGGCGATGGAGCGCGCTGTGgctcgggcggccccggcgcggggacGCGGCCGTGTATTACTGCGCGCTGGGCCACGGGcagaggagccggggctgcggccgg CCCGCGGGGGCACAGCGACACCGCACAGCCCGCCACGGCCCCGACACACggctgccagcctgcctgctgcGGGACACGGCCGCCACACACGGCCCGCCCTGCCCTCGCTCCCTCGGCCGCCTCTGCCTCACACCAAACTGCTGCGCCCGCCGCCTCTGCCATCGCCTGCGGCCCTCCGGCcacggctgctgctgctgctctcagcctgctttgcaaagcaaagAGCTGCTCCGGGACAGcatctgtgctgggagctga